A single region of the Pseudomonas solani genome encodes:
- the rpmA gene encoding 50S ribosomal protein L27, with the protein MAHKKAGGSTRNGRDSESKRLGVKLYGGQVIKAGNIIVRQRGTKFHAGYGVGLGKDHTLFAKVDGVVKFEVKGAFGRKYVSVVAA; encoded by the coding sequence ATGGCACACAAAAAAGCTGGCGGTTCTACCCGCAACGGCCGCGACTCAGAAAGTAAACGCCTTGGCGTGAAACTGTACGGCGGCCAGGTCATCAAGGCCGGCAACATCATCGTGCGTCAGCGCGGCACCAAGTTCCACGCCGGTTACGGCGTTGGCCTGGGCAAAGACCACACCCTGTTCGCGAAAGTGGACGGCGTGGTCAAGTTCGAGGTCAAAGGCGCTTTCGGTCGCAAGTACGTGAGCGTCGTCGCGGCCTAA
- the murJ gene encoding murein biosynthesis integral membrane protein MurJ produces the protein MNLLKSLAAVSSITMLSRVLGFVRDTIVARIFGAGVATDAFFVAFKLPNLLRRIFAEGAFSQAFVPILAEYKSQQGEEATRTFLAYVSGLLTLVLAIVTAIGMLAAPWVIWATAPGFTDTPEKFELTTSLLRVTFPYIFLISLSSLAGAVLNTWNRFAVPAFVPTLLNVAMIIFALFLTPYFDPPVMALGWATLAGGLAQLLYQLPHLKRIGMLVLPRLNLRDSGVWRVMKQMGPAIFGVSVSQISLIINTIFASFLAAGSVSWMYYADRLMELPSGVLGVALGTILLPSLAKTYASDDRQAYSQLLDWGLRLCFLLVLPCALALALIAEPLTVSLFQYGKFSAHDAEMTQRALIAYSAGLLGIILVKVLAPGFYARQNLRTPVRIALFTLVATQLMNLVFIGPLQHAGLALAIGLAACLNAALLFWQLRRQKLFEPQPGWPMFLTKLLVAVALMAAVLVGGMWLLPAWDQGDMLVRLLRLGGLVTAGVLSYFATLALLGFRLRHFARRAI, from the coding sequence ATGAACCTGCTCAAATCGCTGGCGGCCGTCAGTTCCATCACCATGCTTTCTCGGGTCCTCGGGTTCGTTCGCGACACCATCGTGGCGCGCATCTTCGGTGCCGGCGTGGCGACCGACGCCTTCTTCGTTGCCTTCAAGCTGCCCAACCTGCTGCGGCGGATTTTCGCCGAAGGCGCGTTCTCCCAGGCCTTCGTGCCGATCCTGGCGGAGTACAAGAGCCAGCAGGGGGAGGAAGCGACCCGCACCTTCCTGGCGTATGTATCCGGCTTGCTGACGCTGGTGCTGGCGATTGTCACGGCCATCGGCATGCTCGCCGCGCCCTGGGTGATCTGGGCCACGGCGCCGGGCTTCACCGATACGCCGGAAAAATTCGAGCTGACCACCTCGCTGCTGCGGGTGACTTTCCCCTACATCTTCCTTATCTCTCTCTCGTCCCTGGCCGGGGCTGTGCTCAATACCTGGAACCGTTTCGCCGTGCCGGCCTTCGTGCCGACCCTGCTGAACGTGGCGATGATCATCTTCGCGCTGTTCCTGACACCTTATTTCGACCCGCCGGTGATGGCCCTGGGCTGGGCGACCCTGGCCGGCGGCCTGGCGCAGTTGCTGTACCAGCTGCCGCACCTGAAACGCATCGGCATGCTCGTGCTGCCGCGCCTGAACCTGCGGGACAGCGGCGTATGGCGGGTGATGAAGCAGATGGGGCCGGCGATCTTCGGCGTTTCGGTGAGCCAGATCTCGCTGATCATCAACACCATCTTCGCGTCCTTCCTGGCGGCCGGCTCGGTGTCGTGGATGTATTACGCCGATCGCCTGATGGAGTTGCCGTCCGGTGTGCTGGGCGTGGCCCTGGGCACCATTCTCCTGCCGTCGCTGGCCAAGACTTATGCCAGTGATGATCGCCAGGCCTATTCGCAACTGCTGGACTGGGGGCTGCGCCTGTGCTTCCTGCTGGTGCTGCCCTGTGCCCTGGCCCTGGCGCTGATCGCCGAGCCGCTGACGGTGTCGCTGTTCCAGTACGGCAAGTTCAGCGCCCATGACGCCGAGATGACCCAGCGTGCGCTGATCGCCTACTCGGCGGGGCTGCTGGGGATCATCCTGGTCAAGGTGCTGGCGCCTGGCTTCTACGCCCGGCAGAACCTGCGCACGCCGGTTCGCATCGCCCTGTTTACCCTGGTTGCGACGCAACTGATGAACCTGGTCTTCATTGGTCCGCTGCAGCACGCCGGGCTGGCATTGGCCATTGGCCTGGCCGCTTGCCTCAATGCCGCGCTGCTGTTCTGGCAATTGCGCCGGCAGAAGCTGTTCGAGCCGCAGCCCGGTTGGCCGATGTTCCTGACCAAGCTGCTGGTGGCGGTGGCCTTGATGGCGGCGGTGCTGGTGGGCGGCATGTGGCTGCTACCGGCTTGGGACCAGGGCGACATGCTGGTGCGCCTGTTGCGCCTGGGTGGGTTGGTCACGGCAGGGGTGCTGAGCTATTTCGCTACCTTGGCGTTGCTTGGCTTCCGCCTGCGACACTTCGCCCGACGTGCGATCTGA
- the ribF gene encoding bifunctional riboflavin kinase/FAD synthetase — MQLVRGLHNLRPQLGGCVATIGNFDGVHRGHQAILKRLRERAAELGVPSCVVIFEPQPREFFGPDTAPVRLTRLRDKLELLAAEGVDRVLCLAFNRRLRELSAAEFVHAVLVEGLGVKHLEVGDDFRFGCDRAGDFAFLQMAGAAEGFSVEAAATVELDDVRVSSTRVRQALAAADFALAERLLGRPFSITGRVLHGQKLARQLGTPTANVQLKRRRVPLSGVFLVSVELDGKRRPGVANIGVRPTVKGDGKAHLEVHLLDYSADLYDRRISVTFHHKLREEQRFASLEALKSAIDADVAAARAYWQGIPIQ, encoded by the coding sequence ATGCAGCTGGTCCGAGGCCTCCATAACCTGCGGCCCCAACTTGGGGGTTGCGTTGCCACCATCGGCAATTTCGACGGCGTACACCGTGGCCATCAAGCCATTCTCAAACGCTTGCGCGAGCGCGCAGCCGAGTTGGGCGTGCCCAGCTGCGTGGTGATTTTCGAGCCGCAGCCCCGCGAGTTCTTCGGCCCCGATACCGCCCCTGTGCGGCTGACCCGCCTGCGCGACAAGCTGGAGTTGCTGGCTGCCGAAGGCGTCGACCGCGTGCTGTGCCTGGCCTTCAACCGCCGGCTGCGCGAACTCAGCGCCGCCGAGTTCGTGCATGCGGTGCTGGTCGAGGGGCTTGGGGTCAAGCATTTGGAAGTGGGCGATGACTTCCGTTTCGGCTGTGATCGCGCCGGCGACTTCGCATTCCTGCAGATGGCCGGTGCGGCCGAAGGCTTCAGCGTGGAAGCTGCCGCCACCGTCGAGCTGGATGATGTACGGGTGAGCAGTACGCGCGTGCGCCAGGCCCTGGCCGCTGCCGACTTCGCCCTGGCCGAGCGCCTGCTGGGCCGGCCTTTTTCCATCACCGGGCGGGTGCTGCACGGGCAGAAGCTGGCGCGCCAACTGGGTACGCCCACGGCCAACGTGCAGCTCAAGCGTCGGCGCGTTCCCCTTTCCGGGGTCTTTCTGGTCAGCGTCGAACTGGACGGCAAGCGCCGCCCCGGCGTTGCCAACATCGGCGTGCGTCCCACCGTGAAGGGGGATGGCAAGGCCCACCTGGAAGTGCACCTGCTGGATTACTCCGCCGATCTGTATGACCGGCGCATCAGCGTGACCTTCCACCACAAGCTGCGTGAAGAGCAGCGTTTCGCCTCCCTCGAGGCGTTGAAGTCGGCGATCGACGCGGACGTCGCCGCAGCCCGTGCCTACTGGCAAGGCATCCCAATTCAATGA
- the rpsT gene encoding 30S ribosomal protein S20 has protein sequence MANTPSAKKRAKQAEKRRSHNASLRSMVRTYIKNVVKAIDAKDLPKAQNAYTLAVPVIDRMADKGIIHKNKAARHKSRLNAHIKALGQAAA, from the coding sequence GTGGCCAATACACCTTCTGCCAAAAAACGCGCAAAACAGGCTGAGAAGCGTCGTAGCCATAACGCCAGCCTGCGCTCCATGGTCCGTACCTACATCAAGAACGTCGTCAAGGCGATCGATGCCAAGGACCTGCCCAAGGCCCAGAACGCCTACACCCTGGCTGTTCCGGTAATCGACCGCATGGCCGACAAGGGCATCATCCACAAGAACAAAGCTGCTCGTCACAAGAGCCGCCTGAACGCCCACATCAAGGCGCTCGGCCAGGCTGCTGCCTAA
- the rplU gene encoding 50S ribosomal protein L21: MYAVIVTGGKQYKVAEGEFLKIEKLEIATGESVTFDRVLLIGNGDDVKIGAPVVDGAKVVAEVVAQGRHDKVRIIKFRRRKHHMKRQGHRQWFTEIKITGIQA; this comes from the coding sequence ATGTACGCAGTTATCGTTACCGGCGGCAAGCAATACAAAGTCGCTGAAGGTGAATTCCTCAAGATCGAGAAGCTCGAGATCGCTACCGGCGAATCCGTGACCTTCGATCGCGTTCTGCTGATCGGCAATGGCGACGACGTGAAAATCGGCGCTCCGGTCGTTGATGGCGCCAAAGTAGTCGCTGAAGTGGTCGCTCAAGGCCGTCACGACAAAGTGCGCATCATCAAGTTCCGCCGTCGTAAGCACCACATGAAGCGCCAGGGCCACCGCCAGTGGTTCACTGAAATCAAAATCACCGGCATCCAGGCCTAA
- the proB gene encoding glutamate 5-kinase encodes MRDKVTGAQRWVVKIGSALLTADGRGLDRDAMAVWVEQMVALRNAGVELVLVSSGAVAAGMSRLGWNARPKAMHELQAAAAVGQMGLVQAWESSFGEHGRHTAQILLTHDDLSDRKRYLNARSTLRTLVELGTIPVINENDTVVTDEIRFGDNDTLAALVANLVEADLLVILTDRDGMFDADPRHNPDAQLIFEARADDPALDAVAGGTGGALGRGGMQTKLRAARLAARSGAHTVIVGGRIERVLDRLKAGERLGTLLAPERGMLAARKQWLAGHLQTRGTLVLDAGAVKALRDDRKSLLPVGVKAVQGSFRRGEMVVCVGPDGREVARGLVNYSALEAQKIIGQSSEQVEKLLGYVDEPELVHRDNLVLV; translated from the coding sequence ATGCGGGACAAGGTGACGGGCGCGCAGCGCTGGGTGGTCAAGATCGGCAGTGCGCTGCTGACGGCGGATGGTCGTGGTCTCGACCGTGATGCCATGGCGGTCTGGGTCGAGCAGATGGTGGCCCTGCGCAATGCCGGGGTCGAGCTGGTGCTGGTTTCCTCTGGCGCTGTGGCGGCGGGCATGAGTCGCCTGGGCTGGAATGCTCGGCCGAAAGCCATGCATGAATTGCAGGCTGCGGCTGCGGTGGGGCAGATGGGGTTGGTGCAGGCCTGGGAGTCGAGTTTTGGCGAGCATGGCCGGCACACCGCGCAGATTCTCCTGACCCATGACGACCTCTCCGATCGCAAGCGCTACCTCAATGCGCGCAGCACCCTGCGCACCCTGGTCGAGCTCGGTACCATTCCGGTGATCAACGAGAACGATACGGTGGTGACCGACGAAATCCGTTTCGGCGACAACGACACCCTCGCGGCCCTGGTGGCCAACCTGGTCGAGGCCGACCTGCTGGTGATCCTCACCGATCGCGACGGTATGTTCGATGCCGATCCGCGCCACAATCCCGATGCCCAGCTGATTTTCGAGGCCCGTGCCGATGACCCGGCGCTGGACGCCGTCGCGGGCGGCACCGGTGGTGCACTGGGGCGTGGCGGCATGCAGACCAAGCTGCGTGCGGCGCGCCTGGCGGCCCGTTCCGGCGCGCATACGGTGATCGTTGGTGGGCGCATCGAGCGGGTGCTGGATCGCCTCAAGGCGGGCGAGCGCCTGGGTACCCTGCTGGCGCCCGAGCGCGGCATGCTGGCGGCACGCAAGCAGTGGCTGGCTGGCCATCTGCAGACCCGTGGCACCCTGGTGCTGGACGCGGGTGCCGTGAAGGCCCTGCGTGACGATCGCAAGAGCTTGCTGCCGGTGGGCGTGAAGGCCGTGCAGGGCAGCTTCCGTCGTGGCGAGATGGTGGTCTGTGTCGGGCCGGATGGGCGCGAGGTGGCGCGCGGCCTGGTCAACTACAGTGCCCTGGAGGCGCAGAAGATCATCGGGCAGTCCTCCGAACAGGTGGAGAAGCTGCTGGGTTATGTCGATGAGCCCGAGCTGGTGCATCGGGACAATCTGGTTCTGGTCTGA
- the ileS gene encoding isoleucine--tRNA ligase — protein MTDYKATLNLPETAFPMKAGLPQREPETLQRWDSIGLYQKLRQIGEGRPKFVLHDGPPYANGSIHIGHAVNKILKDIIVRSKTLAGFDAPYVPGWDCHGLPIEHKVETTHGKNLPADKTRELCRAYAAEQIEGQKADFIRLGVLGEWDNPYKTMAFANEAGEIRALAEMVKQGFVFKGLKPVNWCFDCGSALAEAEVEYQDKKSDAIDVAFLVEDADKLAAAFGLSSLAKPAAIVIWTTTPWTIPANQALNVHPEFNYALVDTGARLLLLAEELVESCLARFGLEGQVIATAKGEALENIRFRHPFYERLSPVYLAEYVELGAGTGVVHSAPAYGEDDFRSCKHYGMSNDDILSPVQSNGVYVQDLPFFGGQFIWKANPAIVAKLEEVGALLKHESINHSYMHCWRHKTPLIYRATAQWFVGMDKQPNEGATLRERALAGIEQTEFVPAWGQARLHNMIAGRPDWCISRQRNWGVPIPFFLHKATGELHPRTVELMEEVAKRVEQEGIEAWFKLDAAELLGDEAPQYDKISDTLDVWFDSGTTHWHVLRGSHPLGHATGPRADLYLEGSDQHRGWFHSSLLTGCAIDNHPPYRALLTHGFTVDESGRKMSKSLGNTVVPQTVIDTLGADILRLWVASTDYSGEIAVSQQILQRSADAYRRIRNTTRFMLSNLSGFDPAQHLVPVEDMLALDRWAVDRTLQLQRELEEAYGEYRFWNVYSRVHNFCVQELGGFYLDIIKDRQYTTQADSLARRSCQSALFHIVEALVRWVAPILAFTAEEVWQFMPGERGESVMLNTWYQGLSELPEGFEMSNAFWEDVVAVKASVNKELENLRTAKAIGGSLQAEVTVFAEESLATKLAKLGNELRFVLITSTADVQPLAAAPADAVETEVPGLKLKILKSVHAKCGRCWHHRADVGVNAAHPELCGRCVENIEGAGEVRHYA, from the coding sequence ATGACCGATTACAAAGCGACCCTCAACCTGCCGGAAACGGCATTTCCGATGAAGGCCGGTCTTCCCCAGCGTGAGCCGGAGACCCTGCAGCGCTGGGACTCCATTGGGCTCTATCAGAAGCTGCGCCAGATCGGTGAGGGCCGCCCGAAGTTCGTCCTGCACGATGGCCCGCCCTATGCCAACGGCAGCATCCACATCGGTCACGCGGTCAACAAGATCCTCAAGGACATCATCGTCCGCTCCAAGACCCTGGCGGGCTTCGATGCCCCGTACGTGCCGGGTTGGGATTGCCACGGCCTGCCGATCGAGCACAAGGTCGAGACCACCCACGGCAAGAACCTGCCCGCCGACAAGACCCGCGAACTCTGCCGTGCCTATGCCGCCGAGCAGATCGAAGGGCAGAAGGCCGATTTCATCCGCCTGGGTGTATTGGGCGAATGGGACAACCCCTACAAGACCATGGCCTTCGCCAACGAGGCCGGTGAGATCCGCGCCCTGGCCGAGATGGTCAAGCAGGGCTTCGTGTTCAAGGGCCTGAAGCCGGTCAACTGGTGCTTCGATTGCGGTTCCGCCCTGGCCGAGGCCGAGGTGGAGTACCAGGACAAGAAGTCCGACGCCATCGACGTCGCCTTCCTGGTCGAGGACGCCGACAAGCTGGCCGCGGCATTCGGCCTGTCGAGCCTGGCCAAGCCGGCCGCCATCGTCATCTGGACCACCACTCCCTGGACCATCCCGGCCAACCAGGCGCTGAACGTCCACCCCGAGTTCAACTACGCCCTGGTCGATACCGGCGCGCGCCTGCTGTTGCTGGCCGAAGAGCTGGTGGAGTCCTGCCTGGCGCGCTTCGGCCTCGAAGGCCAGGTGATCGCCACCGCCAAGGGCGAAGCGCTAGAGAACATCCGCTTCCGCCACCCGTTCTACGAGCGCCTGTCGCCGGTCTACCTGGCCGAGTACGTCGAGCTGGGTGCCGGCACCGGTGTGGTCCACTCCGCGCCGGCCTATGGCGAGGACGACTTCCGTTCCTGCAAACACTACGGCATGAGCAACGACGACATCCTCAGCCCGGTGCAGAGCAATGGCGTCTATGTCCAGGACCTGCCCTTCTTCGGCGGCCAGTTCATCTGGAAGGCCAACCCGGCCATCGTCGCCAAGCTGGAAGAAGTCGGTGCGCTGCTCAAGCACGAGAGCATCAACCACAGCTACATGCACTGCTGGCGCCACAAGACCCCGCTGATCTACCGCGCCACCGCGCAGTGGTTCGTCGGCATGGACAAGCAGCCCAACGAAGGCGCCACCCTGCGCGAGCGCGCGCTGGCCGGCATCGAGCAGACCGAGTTCGTGCCCGCCTGGGGCCAGGCGCGCCTGCACAACATGATCGCCGGCCGTCCGGACTGGTGCATCTCGCGCCAGCGCAACTGGGGTGTGCCGATCCCGTTCTTCCTGCACAAGGCCACCGGTGAGCTGCACCCGCGCACCGTCGAGCTGATGGAAGAAGTGGCCAAGCGCGTCGAGCAGGAGGGCATCGAAGCCTGGTTCAAGCTGGACGCCGCCGAGCTGCTGGGCGATGAGGCCCCGCAATACGACAAGATCAGCGACACCCTGGACGTGTGGTTCGACTCCGGCACCACCCACTGGCACGTGCTGCGCGGCTCGCACCCGCTGGGCCATGCCACCGGCCCGCGTGCCGACCTGTACCTGGAAGGCTCGGACCAGCACCGCGGCTGGTTCCATTCGTCCCTGCTGACCGGTTGCGCCATCGACAACCACCCGCCGTACCGCGCGCTGCTGACCCACGGCTTCACCGTCGACGAGTCCGGCCGCAAGATGTCCAAGTCCCTGGGCAACACCGTGGTGCCGCAGACGGTGATCGACACCCTGGGTGCCGACATCCTGCGCCTGTGGGTTGCGTCCACCGACTACTCCGGCGAGATCGCCGTTTCCCAGCAGATCCTGCAGCGCAGCGCCGATGCCTACCGCCGCATCCGCAACACCACGCGCTTCATGCTTTCCAACCTCTCGGGCTTCGACCCGGCGCAGCACCTGGTGCCGGTGGAAGACATGCTGGCCCTGGATCGCTGGGCCGTGGACCGTACCCTGCAGCTGCAACGCGAGCTGGAAGAGGCCTACGGCGAGTACCGCTTCTGGAACGTTTACTCCCGCGTGCACAACTTCTGCGTGCAGGAACTGGGCGGCTTCTACCTCGACATCATCAAGGACCGCCAGTACACCACCCAGGCCGACAGCCTGGCGCGTCGTTCCTGCCAGTCCGCGCTGTTCCATATCGTCGAGGCGCTGGTGCGCTGGGTCGCGCCGATCCTGGCCTTCACCGCCGAGGAAGTCTGGCAGTTCATGCCGGGCGAGCGTGGTGAGTCGGTGATGCTCAACACCTGGTACCAGGGCCTGAGCGAGCTGCCGGAAGGCTTCGAGATGAGCAACGCCTTCTGGGAGGACGTGGTCGCGGTCAAGGCGTCGGTGAACAAGGAGCTGGAGAACCTGCGTACCGCCAAGGCCATCGGCGGCAGCCTGCAGGCCGAGGTCACCGTCTTCGCCGAGGAATCCCTGGCTACCAAGCTGGCCAAGCTGGGCAACGAACTGCGCTTCGTGCTGATCACCTCCACCGCCGACGTGCAGCCCCTGGCGGCCGCACCGGCGGATGCAGTGGAAACCGAGGTGCCGGGCCTGAAGCTGAAGATCCTCAAGTCCGTCCACGCCAAGTGCGGCCGTTGCTGGCACCACCGCGCGGATGTCGGCGTGAACGCCGCGCACCCCGAGCTGTGCGGCCGTTGCGTCGAGAACATCGAAGGTGCTGGTGAGGTTCGCCACTATGCCTGA
- a CDS encoding CreA family protein has protein sequence MRVIKGLSALVLCMPLLAAAEEIGSVSTVFKWVGPNDKIVVEAFDDPKVDGVTCYLSRAKTGGVKGGLGLAEDRAEASIACRQVGAIHFKGELKDGEEVFKERTSLVFKTMQVVRFFDQKRNTLVYLVYSDRVIEGSPQNAVTAIPILPWAESR, from the coding sequence ATGCGCGTGATCAAGGGATTGTCGGCATTGGTGTTGTGCATGCCTTTGCTGGCCGCTGCGGAGGAGATCGGTTCGGTCTCCACCGTGTTCAAGTGGGTGGGGCCGAACGACAAGATCGTCGTCGAGGCTTTCGATGACCCCAAGGTGGATGGCGTGACCTGCTACCTGTCGCGCGCCAAGACCGGCGGAGTGAAGGGTGGGCTCGGCCTGGCCGAGGATCGTGCCGAGGCTTCCATCGCGTGCCGTCAGGTGGGGGCGATTCACTTCAAGGGTGAATTGAAGGATGGCGAGGAGGTGTTTAAAGAGCGCACCTCGCTGGTGTTCAAGACCATGCAGGTGGTGCGTTTCTTCGACCAGAAGCGCAATACGCTGGTGTACCTGGTGTACAGCGATCGGGTGATCGAGGGCAGTCCGCAGAATGCGGTCACGGCGATCCCGATCCTGCCTTGGGCCGAGTCGCGCTGA
- a CDS encoding FKBP-type peptidyl-prolyl cis-trans isomerase: MTESLATESRIGPDARVTLHFAIKLENGDVVDSTFDRQPATFKVGDGNLLPGFEGALFGLKAGDKRVLPIEPEQGFGQPNSQNVQVMPRSQFQDMELSEGLLIIFNDAANTELPGVVKRFDDSHVTIDFNHPLSGKSLRFEVEILAVEPA, from the coding sequence ATGACTGAGTCTCTCGCCACTGAGTCGCGCATCGGTCCGGATGCTCGGGTCACCCTGCATTTCGCCATCAAGCTGGAGAACGGTGATGTCGTCGACAGCACCTTCGACCGCCAGCCGGCCACCTTCAAGGTCGGCGATGGCAACCTGCTGCCGGGTTTCGAGGGCGCACTGTTCGGTCTCAAGGCCGGTGACAAACGGGTGCTGCCGATCGAGCCGGAGCAGGGCTTCGGCCAGCCGAACTCGCAGAACGTGCAGGTGATGCCGCGCAGCCAGTTTCAGGACATGGAACTCTCCGAAGGCCTGCTGATCATCTTCAATGACGCCGCCAACACCGAGTTGCCTGGCGTGGTGAAGCGCTTCGACGACAGCCATGTGACCATCGACTTCAACCACCCGCTGTCCGGCAAATCGCTGCGCTTCGAGGTGGAGATTCTGGCAGTCGAGCCGGCGTGA
- the lspA gene encoding signal peptidase II: MPEARFGRLGWLLLSVLVFVLDQGSKWVVLDVIPFRERITVIPGWFDWIHVYNTGAAFSFLADSSGWQRWFFALIALVVSGVLVVWLKRLKADETWLAIALAMVLGGALGNLYDRVVLGHVVDFILVHWQDRWYFPAFNLADSAITLGAIILALDMFKSKKSGEPAHD; encoded by the coding sequence ATGCCTGAGGCCCGTTTTGGCCGTCTCGGCTGGCTGCTGCTGAGCGTGCTGGTTTTCGTGCTGGACCAGGGTTCCAAGTGGGTGGTGCTGGATGTGATTCCGTTCCGCGAACGGATCACCGTCATCCCCGGTTGGTTCGATTGGATTCACGTCTACAACACCGGTGCCGCCTTCAGCTTCCTCGCCGACAGCTCCGGCTGGCAGCGTTGGTTCTTCGCCCTGATCGCCCTGGTGGTCAGCGGCGTGCTGGTGGTCTGGCTCAAGCGCCTGAAGGCCGACGAAACCTGGCTGGCCATTGCGCTGGCCATGGTCCTCGGTGGCGCACTGGGCAACCTCTATGACCGCGTGGTGCTTGGCCACGTGGTCGACTTCATCCTGGTGCATTGGCAGGATCGCTGGTACTTCCCGGCATTCAACCTGGCCGACAGCGCCATCACCCTGGGCGCCATCATACTGGCGCTGGATATGTTCAAGTCGAAGAAGTCCGGAGAACCCGCTCATGACTGA
- the cgtA gene encoding Obg family GTPase CgtA produces MKFVDEVSIFVKAGDGGNGLMSFRREKFIEKGGPNGGDGGDGGSVFMEADPNLNTLVDYRYTRRFDAQRGENGGSKDCTGRKGEDLVLPVPVGTTIIDAGTQEIIGDLTKPGQRLMVAQGGWHGLGNARFKSSTNRAPRQTTNGKPGDSRDLKLELKVLADVGLLGLPNAGKSTFIRAVSAAKPKVADYPFTTLVPNLGVVSVGRYKSFVVADIPGLIEGAAEGAGLGIRFLKHLARTRLLLHIVDMAPLDESDPAEAAATIIEELGRFSPALTERDRWLVLNKADQLLDEDREARLKAVIERLEWEGPVYVISALEREGTEALSQDIMRYLDERTLRMSEEPEYAEELAELDQRIEDEARARLQALDDQRALRRAGLKSAGADDDDDDFDDDEDDGDGPEIFYVP; encoded by the coding sequence ATGAAATTCGTCGATGAAGTATCGATCTTTGTAAAAGCGGGTGACGGCGGCAACGGCCTGATGAGTTTCCGTCGCGAAAAATTCATTGAGAAGGGCGGCCCCAACGGCGGCGATGGCGGTGACGGCGGCTCCGTGTTCATGGAGGCCGACCCGAACCTGAACACCCTGGTCGACTATCGCTACACCCGTCGTTTCGACGCCCAGCGTGGCGAGAACGGCGGCAGCAAGGACTGCACCGGGCGCAAGGGTGAGGATCTGGTCCTGCCCGTTCCGGTCGGGACCACCATCATCGATGCCGGCACCCAGGAAATCATCGGCGACCTGACCAAGCCCGGTCAGCGGCTGATGGTCGCCCAGGGCGGCTGGCATGGCCTGGGCAACGCCCGTTTCAAGTCGAGCACCAACCGTGCTCCGCGCCAGACCACCAACGGCAAGCCGGGCGATTCCCGTGACCTCAAGCTGGAGCTGAAGGTGCTGGCCGACGTCGGCCTGCTGGGCCTGCCGAACGCGGGCAAGAGCACCTTCATCCGTGCCGTTTCCGCGGCCAAGCCGAAGGTTGCCGATTACCCCTTCACCACCTTGGTGCCGAACCTGGGCGTGGTTAGCGTGGGGCGCTACAAGAGCTTCGTCGTGGCCGACATTCCTGGCCTGATCGAGGGCGCTGCCGAAGGCGCGGGCCTGGGTATCCGTTTCCTCAAGCACCTGGCGCGTACCCGCCTGCTGCTGCATATCGTCGATATGGCGCCGCTGGACGAGAGTGATCCGGCTGAAGCGGCTGCCACCATCATCGAGGAGCTGGGTCGATTCAGTCCCGCGCTCACCGAGCGTGACCGTTGGCTGGTACTGAACAAGGCCGACCAGCTTCTCGACGAGGATCGCGAGGCTCGCCTGAAGGCGGTGATCGAGCGCCTGGAGTGGGAGGGTCCGGTCTATGTTATCTCCGCCCTGGAGCGCGAAGGCACCGAAGCCCTGTCCCAGGACATCATGCGCTACCTCGACGAGCGCACCCTGCGCATGAGCGAGGAGCCCGAGTACGCCGAGGAGCTCGCCGAGCTAGATCAGCGCATCGAGGACGAGGCGCGTGCCCGTCTGCAGGCGCTGGACGATCAGCGTGCCCTGCGCCGTGCCGGGCTGAAGAGCGCCGGTGCGGACGATGACGACGATGACTTCGATGATGACGAAGACGACGGCGACGGTCCGGAAATCTTCTACGTTCCCTGA